CGAAAACTGGGTATCACCCGCACGACGTTGTACAAGAAAATTAACCGTTTCGGTCTTAACAGAGTCACTTGACATTCCAGCTTGGTTCACGCCAGAGATCGCTGAGGCATGACCTACAAGCGCGCTGCGCCCTCAACGAAACAGGCTTTTGCGATAGATAATCATGTGCACGGCGACACTGGCCACAAATAAATAACCTGTCAGGGCATGCCAACGTCTCCAGTGTTTACGCCGTGCGGTGGTCAGCGCTAACGAAGCGGCCAAACTCCCTACCATGGCGATTTTGTTATAGCGGTTGAGCTGCTTTTTGGTGATGGGCGGCGGTATTAACTGCTCAACCAACACTTGGTCGACAGCCGAGTCCAGGTGTGCTTCCAATTCGGAAATTTCGATGGCGGCGGGATCGAAACGCACCACAACGCTTCCGGTACGGGCATCGGCTTGCACCGTGCTAATAGCCGCTATTTTCGACAGCTGTTTATTAAGCTCCGTCAGTCGCGTCTGGTCGCGTAGGCGTTTGTCGCGCACTCGGATACGGCCCGGCAATGAAGATACTATTCTGCTCATTTTCCACTCTTACTCATTGGCTGTTTCCAGTTACTGTGATTTCGTACGGTTTAAGCTGCGCCGTACGCGCCGTCTTCGGCTCGACGTCACGCTCGGTTGGCCAGGACCAGGAAGACAGGATAAAACTTGTGGTCTTTGGCGATGGTGTGAGCCGTCATAAAGCGAATATCCGTGAACTCGTGTCGCGACAGCACGGCAGCCAAGGCCGCGCGGTTAAAGCCGGCATGGTAAACCCCTTCAATGTCGGCCGGGTGAAACGTGCCGTCTTCCTCGTCCAGATCGGCCAGCGCTATCTTGCCTCCCGGCTTCAGATGCGCGGCAAAGCACGCCACCAGTTTATCGGTGTCTTCGACATGATGCATGGCCATGGCGCTGACGATCAGATCGAAACCGATCGACAACGGTTGTTCCAGAATATTTTGGCACAGCGCCTCGACCTTGCCCTGCAAATCGTCCTTGGCCAGCAGTTTGTCCAGCATGGCCCGAGATACATCGACGGCCGTCACTTTTTCAACCTTATCCGCGATTTGCGAGGTGATCAAGCCGGTACCGGCACCGAAATCCATGACGCGCATCGTTGCATTCAACTCGACGTTGGCTCGGATAGCCGCCCCGATAGCCAAGGACAGGCTTCTGACAATGTCATTTGTATCCCAATCCCGCGCCTTTTCTTTAAACAAATCCGTCATGCCGCCATTCCGTAAAATGTGGAACCATTGCAAACCGGGCGTACTCTTTGTACACAAATTGAGCGCCGCAATCGGCAAGACTTTACAACACGGCTGGCAAACTATCAAAGCAAGCTGCGTTTCGGATTTAAAACACGAAACGCGGGCAGGCAGAGTACCAAGCAATCGCCGGACTGTGCATTTTAATCGTTTGACCTGGTGGCGTTTGCCGCTGTAAGGAAACGGCCTTATTATTAAACCCGCAAGGTTCTTATCACCAGCCCGCCACGCCACACTTAACCGGAGCATCCCCATGAAATACAGCAAGAAATTCCGGGTCAAACCCGGCAGCCGGGTGGAATTGGATAAAATCGACCCCGGCTACACGGCCAAACACGATTCCCACCTGCACGCGCAGCCGGAAATCGAAGCCTACAGTCAAACGTTACGCGGGCTGCAGTATCTGTTGTATGCGGAAGGCAAGCGATCTTTGTTGATTTGTCTGCAGGGCCGCGACGCGGCCGGTAAGGACGGCACCATTAACCATGTGTTGGGAGCCATGAACCCGCAGGGCTGTAAGGTGACAGGCTTCAAGGTGCCGTCCAAGGAAGAAGCGGCGCACGACTTTTTGTGGCGTTACCACCAGCATGCGCCCGCCAAGGGCCAGGTTGCCATTTTCAACCGTTCGCATTACGAAGAGGTGCTGGTGCAGCGAGTACACGACATGGTGCCGAAGTCGGTATGGTCCAAACGCTTCGATCGCATCAACGATTTCGAGAAGATGCTGCACGACAACGGCACGCATATCCTGAAGTTTTATTTGCATATCGACGCCGAAGAGCAGCTGCGGCGCTTTAAACAGCGCATCGACGATCCGGCCCGGCATTGGAAAATCAGCGAGGCCGATTATGCCGAGCGCCCGTTCTGGGACGATTACACTAAAGCTTTCGAGGATGCCTTGAGCCATTGCAGCACCCATCATGCGCCTTGGTTCGTGATTCCGTCCAACCACAAATGGTTTCGTAACCTGGTCATTTCCCGCATCGTTTGCGAACAGCTGGAAGCGCTGGACATGCAGTTTCCCGAGCCTGCTGTGGACATCGAAGACATCAAGAAAAAGTATCACGCCATAGCGGCAGCCGAAGGCCTGAAAACCTGAGGAGATGGTCAAAAATAACCTCCTGTTATGCGGCTTATGCCGAATAACAGGATTATGGCCCCTTCTTTAATTTACGAGGGGTAGGGTAGATTTTTAAATACATCCTGTTTCGATCCCCTTTTTTCAAAAGAGGACGTTTATTGTTAGCGAAATTCTAAGCGGCTATTAGTATCCGCCCGGAATAAGCGTCCTTATTATTCCCGACGATTCGCCATCACCACTTATACCGCCCGTATATCCATAGCTCTGCTAAGCCTGATTTTTGTCAGCGCTACGCCGCCACTCTCAGTTGGTTCATATCAGCCTATTTGGTGGCTAACGCGTGGCAATTTTACCCACTCGTATTTATTCGAATATAAGGCATTGATTTAGATGGGTAAAAAAATGGCCCTCCAATTGCTTATCCAAAACTGTGTCGTTGTTGAATTCGGTCAGCCGAATCGGCCGCGACAACCTATTTAAACGGATACAAAGGACGAGCGAATGAATAAAACCCCTAGTTACCGCCGGGCCGGCCGCCATGCCGAACGCCGTATTACCCCACCTGCGGCCCTAGCCTTGGCTTGGCTGCGATCGACAACTGGCAGCAGGCGTCGCCGCGACCCTGCTTTGATAAGGATGCCGCTATGAACGAAATCGTCGTCATTGCCTTAAGAAGGCCTTATACCTTCGTGGTGCTGTCCATCTTGATCCTGATCTTCGGCATCAAAGCCATCGTCAAATCGCCCACTGATGTGTTTCCGAATATCAAGATTCCGGTGATTTCAGTGGTGTGGTCGTATGCCGGCATGCTGCCATCCGACGTGTCCGGACGGATCACCTTCTTTTTCGAGCGCGCGCTAACCTCCACGGTGGAAGGCATAGAACGCATCACCAGCCAGTCTTATTTCGGCAGCAGTATCATCAACATTTTGTTGCAGCCGGAAACCAATCTGCCAGGCGCAGAAGCCGAAGTCGCGGCCATCTCGCAAACCATCACCAAGGCGCTGCCGCCGGACATCTCTCCACCGATGATCATGCGTCTGGAAGCCTCGTCGGTACCGGTCGCGATGTTGCAAATCACTTCCGATACGCTGACCCCGGCTGAATTGTACAACGTGGCCTACATGCAAATCCGTCCATTGCTGGTGACGATACCGGGCGCTATTCTGCCACACCCATACGGCGGCAAGCCCATGCAGTTGCTGGTATCCCTGGACAAGCAAAAATTGCTGGCCCACCACTTGTCGCCGATGGACGTGCACAAAGCCTTCGGCGACCAAAGTATCGTATTGCCGGCCGGTGACCAGAAGATCGCCCAAACCGATTGGATGGTCATGACCAACGCTACACCGATGGCAATCGAGGATTTCAACCATATTCCGATTAAAACCGTCGGTAACACCACTATCTATATGCGCGACGTGGCAGACGTTTCTTTGTCCGGGCCGCCGCAAACCAACTCGGTATTGGTGGACGGCAAGCAGGCGGTGATGATTGTTGTGATGAAAAGCGGCGACGCCTCGACTCTGGCGGTGGTGGACGGCATTAAAAAAGCCCTGCCGCGTATCCAGAAAATCGTGCCTGCCGGCGTCGGGGTGAAAATCCTCAACGACGCCTCGGTGTTCGTAAAAGACTCCATCAAGGACGTGTTGCACGAAATGGTGTTGGCTTCCGCGCTGACCGGATTGGTGGTGTTGCTGTTTTTGGGCTCCTGGCGCGCTACCACCATCATCGCCACCTCGATTCCATTGTCGATCTTGTCTTCCATCATTTGTTTAAACTGGATGGGTGAGTCGATCAACGTGATGACCCTGGGTGGATTGGCGCTGGCGGTTGGTATCTTGGTGGATGATGCCACAGTGATGATCGAGAACATCGATACCCACATGGAAATGGGTAAACCGCTGGAAACCGCGATTATCGATGCGGCGAACCAAATTGTCATCCCGACCTTCGTCGCTACCTTGGCAATTGTAATCGTCTGGTTTCCGTTGTTCGAACTCAGCGGTGTATCGGGCTGGCTGTTCATGCCGATGGCCGAAGCGGTGGTCTTTGCTATGCTGGCCTCGTTCATCTTGTCGCGTACTTTGGTGCCGACCATGGCCAAATTCATTCTGAAAGACCATAACGCCCCGCATGCGCATAAACCCGGTACCAGCGAAGAAGACCGCGACGCCGAAAAAGCCTATGCTTTGGCCAATTGGGATTCGGAAGTCGAAGCGTTGCAAAATATTGGCGGTACGCATTTTGCCGAGGCCGTGCCCGATCCCGAGTTGGAAGCGGAAAAATCCCGCACACTGTTCGGCAGGATTCAACAAAGCTTCGAACACGGCTTTAACCGGTTTCGCGACCGTTACGACGAGTTGTTGGCGCAAGCTGTGGCCCATCGCCGCGGATTTATCGGTATTTTTCTGGCTATTACCTTGGCTTCGTTAAGTTTGTTTTATGTCAACGGCCGCGACTTTTTCCCGGAAATCAAATCCGGCACCTTGCAAATGCACATGCGGGCACCCTTGGGCACCCGGATAGAAGTGGCCGGCCGCATCGCCTCCCTGGTCGCCGACGACATCAGAAAACTGTTGCCGGGCCAGGTGGAAGACATCATCAGCAACTGCGGCCTGCCGGTCGGCCCGCACAATCTGGCTTTCATCCCCACGCCGACCATAGGCACCCAGGATTGCGATTTGACCATCGGCCTGAAAAACGAGCAATCGCCGGTGTGGGATTTTCGCCGCACCTTGCGCAAAGGCTTGGGCGAACGTTATCCGGGTACAGTATTCACCTTTCAGCCGGCCGATTTGACTGCCAAGATTTTGAATTTTGGTTCGCCGTCGCCGATCGACGTGCAAATCAACGGCATGGACTTGGAAGCCAACTACGCATTCGCCCGCAAATTGCAAGGCAAATTGCGCAAAATCAGCGGTACCAGCGACGTGGTGATACAGCAGACTATGCGCACACCGACCTTGATGGTTAACGGCAACCGCAGCTTGGGTTTGAACATCGCCTTGCCGCTTAAAGACGTGGCCGACAATATGTTGTTATCCACTTCCGGTAGCCAGCAGATTGACCAGCAATACTGGTTGGATCACAAGACCGGTATGTCTTATCAAGTGAATATATATACCCCGCAACCGCAGATGACCCGTATTGAGGATTTATTAACCGTGCCAGTCGACACCGGCCAATTGGACGCGTCGCGGGAAAATAATGTTCAGCTGTTAGGTAACGTGGCGACCTTGACTGCCGCCGGCACGCCTGGCGTGATTACCCATCAGGATATCATGCCGCTGATCGACATCTACGTATCGGCCGAGGGCCGTGATCTCGGCAGTGTGTTGGCCGATGTGGAAGACGTGGTTGCCGAAATGGAAGATGAGTTGCCGCGCAGCGCGGCAATCGAGATCAAAGGACAGGCCGAAACCATGCACGAAGCCTATATAGAATTATTGGGCGGATTGGTGGCGGCAATCGTACTGATCTACTTATTGATCGTGGTGAATTTTCAGTCCTGGCTGGATCCTTTCATCATTATCACCGCGCTACCCGGCGCTTTGGCCGGCATTGCCTGGTCGTTGTTCGTCACTCACACCAACATTTCGGTACCGGCTTTAACCGGGGCGATCATGTCCATGGGCACAGCCACCGCCAATTCGATTCTGGTGGTGTCTTATGCCCGCGAGCGGCTGGAAATGCACGGCGATGCGATACGCGCTGCTATCGAAGCGGGTTACGCCCGCATACGTCCGGTGATCATGACCGCCTCGGCGATGATTGTCGGCATGTTGCCGATGGCCATGAGCAATTCGCAAAATGCCCCGCTCGGCCGCGCCGTAATGGGCGGTTTGACCGTGGCCACCTTTTCCACCCTATTTTTCGTACCCTGTGTGTATGCGCTGATCTACCACGCCCGTAACACCCGCCAAAAGGAAATACACTCATGAACACTATTCGATCTGGAAAACATATGACCGTCATTTGGGCCTTGATATTGCTGGCGGGTTACTTGGGTTACCAGTTTTACCAACGCTGGCATAACGCGGAAACGTTACGGGAACTGACCCTGGAAGCCGCCATACCGACAGTGGCGCTGACCAGCGCCACGCTTGGAGAACCGAATGAATCCATCACCTTGCCTGGCACCGTAGATGCTTGGTATCAGGCGCCGATTTATGCCCAAGTCTCGGGTTACGTGAAGATGTGGTACAAGGATTACGGCGCCCATGTCAAAAAAGGCGATAAGCTTGCGGAAATCGCCGCGCCGGCGCTGGATGCCCAATTCGCCCAAGCTAAGGCAGACCTGGAAGCGCAACAGGCCAAATACAATCTGGCCGTGGTTACCGCCAAGCGCTATTTGGCCATGCGCGAATCGCACGCGGTCTCCGAGCAGGCCATTTCGGTGCAGCAAGCCAACATGTTGGCGGAAAAAGCCCAGGTCAACGCGGCTAAGCACAACGTCAGCAATTTTGAAGCTAAGATGCGCTTCAAAACCATCGTCGCCCCTTACGACGGTATCGTTACCCGCCGTAACATCAACGTCGGCGATTACATCAATAACGAAGGTTATATCAGCAGTAGCAGCGCCACCGACGGCAGCGCCACCATGTCGGATTTATTCCAAGTGGCCGACATTCATAAGATGCGGCTATTCATTTCGGTGCCGTCGCCGTTCGCCCGCTTTCTGAAGCCCAGTATGACGGCCGATGTAACAGTGCCGCAATTTCCCAACCGCCATTTCACGGCCGAGTTTTTAACGACCGCTAACGGCATCGATCCGAATACACGCACCGTAGTCGCTGAATTTACCATCGAAAACAAAGACCATGTTTTGTGGCCCGGCTCGTATGCGACAGTGCGTATCCAAGCGCCTGTTGACCAGAATGTGATGTCGATTCCGTCTAGTGCAATGGTGTTCGACGATAAAGGCACGCAGGTGGCGACAGTGACGGAAGACAACCGTATTCACTTCAAACCCATCACCGTCAGCAAGATTTTGGATGCCACGGTGGAGGTGATGGAAGGGGTAACCGCCAGCGACCGCATCGTCAACAATCCCAGCGCCGCGCTACTGGAGGGGGATGAAGTCCGTATCGTCACGCCTGCGCCCGGTTACGATAATTCGCAAACCGAAGAGAAAAAGGATCACGGTGAGGCTGCAAATCAGGCGGTGGTGGATCATGGCTAAGACACGCATACATGGATTTACTCCGTATCCGGTGCGGCACGCCAGCTGGCTGTTGCTGAGCTTGGCACTGTCCGGCTGCATGCGCGGCCCGGCGGTCGATTTGGCACCCGACTATCAAGCAACCCAGTTTGTGGTGCCCGATTCGTGGCATGGGGCCAGTCCCTTTGTGCAGGCATCCCCTGCGGATGCCGAACTGCGCGCCGATTGGTGGACGCTGTTTAACGACCCTATCCTTAACCAATTGGAACAACAGGCCATGGCGGCCAATCCGGATCTGCAGGCGGCGGCCGAACGCTTCGTGCAGGCCCGCGACACCATGATGAAAATCCGTTCCCGCCTGTTGCCGCAGATCGGTATTGAATTCGGCGCCTCCCGCAATAAGCAGTCCGATAACAGTCTGTTCCGCGCGCCGGGCGAACCCAACTACGATAGCAGTGTCGCCAGCGGCGGCATTGCCTCCTGGGAGCCGGATTTCTGGTCGGAAATCCGTAACGCCGCGCGTGCTCAAACCTACCGGGCCGAGCAAAAAGCCGCCGACTTTGCGTTGGCCCGTTTGAGTTTGCAGGCCGAAATAGCTTCGGATTATTTTAGCCTGCGCGGCTTGGATGCGCAGAATGCCACTTATAAGGCTTCGATAGACTATTACAAGCAATCGCTGGACATCGTCAAAACCCAGTTCAACGGCGGCATCGCTTCCGATCTGGATGTAGCGCGGGCCGAGTATTTGCTGCATAGTACCGAAGCCAAATTGCTGGACATTCAGGCCCAACGCCAAGTGATGGAGCATGCCATTGCGATACTGGTGAACCGGGCGCCGGCCGCTTTTCAAATCGCCCCGGTGGACGAACTGCGCTTGGCAAATTTCAAAATGCCGGCCCAATTGCCGTCGACCTTGCTGGAACGGCGGCCGGACATCGCCGGCATGGAACGGCACATGGCGCAAGCCAACCGAGAAATCGGCATCGCCCGCGCGGCGTTCTTCCCGAAAGTCACGTTTCAGGCCGGCGGCGGTTTCGAGGACAAAGGCATAGACATGATCAAGCTGGCCAGCAGTTTGTGGTCTTACGGTTCG
This sequence is a window from Methylomonas methanica MC09. Protein-coding genes within it:
- a CDS encoding HMA2 domain-containing protein produces the protein MSRIVSSLPGRIRVRDKRLRDQTRLTELNKQLSKIAAISTVQADARTGSVVVRFDPAAIEISELEAHLDSAVDQVLVEQLIPPPITKKQLNRYNKIAMVGSLAASLALTTARRKHWRRWHALTGYLFVASVAVHMIIYRKSLFR
- a CDS encoding class I SAM-dependent methyltransferase is translated as MTDLFKEKARDWDTNDIVRSLSLAIGAAIRANVELNATMRVMDFGAGTGLITSQIADKVEKVTAVDVSRAMLDKLLAKDDLQGKVEALCQNILEQPLSIGFDLIVSAMAMHHVEDTDKLVACFAAHLKPGGKIALADLDEEDGTFHPADIEGVYHAGFNRAALAAVLSRHEFTDIRFMTAHTIAKDHKFYPVFLVLANRA
- a CDS encoding polyphosphate kinase 2 family protein, which translates into the protein MKYSKKFRVKPGSRVELDKIDPGYTAKHDSHLHAQPEIEAYSQTLRGLQYLLYAEGKRSLLICLQGRDAAGKDGTINHVLGAMNPQGCKVTGFKVPSKEEAAHDFLWRYHQHAPAKGQVAIFNRSHYEEVLVQRVHDMVPKSVWSKRFDRINDFEKMLHDNGTHILKFYLHIDAEEQLRRFKQRIDDPARHWKISEADYAERPFWDDYTKAFEDALSHCSTHHAPWFVIPSNHKWFRNLVISRIVCEQLEALDMQFPEPAVDIEDIKKKYHAIAAAEGLKT
- a CDS encoding efflux RND transporter permease subunit, which encodes MNEIVVIALRRPYTFVVLSILILIFGIKAIVKSPTDVFPNIKIPVISVVWSYAGMLPSDVSGRITFFFERALTSTVEGIERITSQSYFGSSIINILLQPETNLPGAEAEVAAISQTITKALPPDISPPMIMRLEASSVPVAMLQITSDTLTPAELYNVAYMQIRPLLVTIPGAILPHPYGGKPMQLLVSLDKQKLLAHHLSPMDVHKAFGDQSIVLPAGDQKIAQTDWMVMTNATPMAIEDFNHIPIKTVGNTTIYMRDVADVSLSGPPQTNSVLVDGKQAVMIVVMKSGDASTLAVVDGIKKALPRIQKIVPAGVGVKILNDASVFVKDSIKDVLHEMVLASALTGLVVLLFLGSWRATTIIATSIPLSILSSIICLNWMGESINVMTLGGLALAVGILVDDATVMIENIDTHMEMGKPLETAIIDAANQIVIPTFVATLAIVIVWFPLFELSGVSGWLFMPMAEAVVFAMLASFILSRTLVPTMAKFILKDHNAPHAHKPGTSEEDRDAEKAYALANWDSEVEALQNIGGTHFAEAVPDPELEAEKSRTLFGRIQQSFEHGFNRFRDRYDELLAQAVAHRRGFIGIFLAITLASLSLFYVNGRDFFPEIKSGTLQMHMRAPLGTRIEVAGRIASLVADDIRKLLPGQVEDIISNCGLPVGPHNLAFIPTPTIGTQDCDLTIGLKNEQSPVWDFRRTLRKGLGERYPGTVFTFQPADLTAKILNFGSPSPIDVQINGMDLEANYAFARKLQGKLRKISGTSDVVIQQTMRTPTLMVNGNRSLGLNIALPLKDVADNMLLSTSGSQQIDQQYWLDHKTGMSYQVNIYTPQPQMTRIEDLLTVPVDTGQLDASRENNVQLLGNVATLTAAGTPGVITHQDIMPLIDIYVSAEGRDLGSVLADVEDVVAEMEDELPRSAAIEIKGQAETMHEAYIELLGGLVAAIVLIYLLIVVNFQSWLDPFIIITALPGALAGIAWSLFVTHTNISVPALTGAIMSMGTATANSILVVSYARERLEMHGDAIRAAIEAGYARIRPVIMTASAMIVGMLPMAMSNSQNAPLGRAVMGGLTVATFSTLFFVPCVYALIYHARNTRQKEIHS
- a CDS encoding efflux RND transporter periplasmic adaptor subunit, giving the protein MNTIRSGKHMTVIWALILLAGYLGYQFYQRWHNAETLRELTLEAAIPTVALTSATLGEPNESITLPGTVDAWYQAPIYAQVSGYVKMWYKDYGAHVKKGDKLAEIAAPALDAQFAQAKADLEAQQAKYNLAVVTAKRYLAMRESHAVSEQAISVQQANMLAEKAQVNAAKHNVSNFEAKMRFKTIVAPYDGIVTRRNINVGDYINNEGYISSSSATDGSATMSDLFQVADIHKMRLFISVPSPFARFLKPSMTADVTVPQFPNRHFTAEFLTTANGIDPNTRTVVAEFTIENKDHVLWPGSYATVRIQAPVDQNVMSIPSSAMVFDDKGTQVATVTEDNRIHFKPITVSKILDATVEVMEGVTASDRIVNNPSAALLEGDEVRIVTPAPGYDNSQTEEKKDHGEAANQAVVDHG
- a CDS encoding efflux transporter outer membrane subunit produces the protein MAKTRIHGFTPYPVRHASWLLLSLALSGCMRGPAVDLAPDYQATQFVVPDSWHGASPFVQASPADAELRADWWTLFNDPILNQLEQQAMAANPDLQAAAERFVQARDTMMKIRSRLLPQIGIEFGASRNKQSDNSLFRAPGEPNYDSSVASGGIASWEPDFWSEIRNAARAQTYRAEQKAADFALARLSLQAEIASDYFSLRGLDAQNATYKASIDYYKQSLDIVKTQFNGGIASDLDVARAEYLLHSTEAKLLDIQAQRQVMEHAIAILVNRAPAAFQIAPVDELRLANFKMPAQLPSTLLERRPDIAGMERHMAQANREIGIARAAFFPKVTFQAGGGFEDKGIDMIKLASSLWSYGSSVSLPIFDGGFRRAQLQQSWSAYRETEDLYRSTVLNAFREVENGLSQSRLFSEQVQTQEAAVGAALKSQNLSMELFRGGLNSSLDLIYAQVNTLEARITAVEIKTALLKSSVALIRALGGGWNRNQLPADEQIQPFEPLQYSGLDKPAPAGNIDVDTGNSGVFTDLTKGGN